In the Candidatus Electrothrix sp. GW3-4 genome, one interval contains:
- the thrS gene encoding threonine--tRNA ligase gives MTDISISIPGEEAKTVAAGISAQEALKELLSKKQRKQAVAVLCNGEATDLSTPLSTDTVMEPILASSEEGAHILRHSTAHIMAQAVKELFGQDVKVAIGPAIEDGYYYDFDRATAFTPDDFVAIEERMAEIVQARLPFARRELPLTEAIVFFAEQGEEYKVELLKDLEKEGEERVSLYQQGDFIDLCRGPHIPDTSWLKSFKLLRVAGSYWRGDERNPMLTRIYGTAFFDKKELKKYLNRLEEAKKRDHRKLGKQLGLFTIQDEVGPGLILWQPRGALLRKLIEDYWKDAHYKNGYELLYTPHIARQDLWKTSGHLDFYGENMYSAMEIDEVAYQLKPMNCPFHIGVYNATKHSYREFPVRWCELGTVYRYERTGALHGLMRVRGFTQDDAHIFCRPDQLEEEIFNIIDLNLQVLKTFGFADYDVYLSTRPEKYVGSDEHWELSTKALQSAMDKKGLAYAIDPGEGVFYGPKIDIKIKDQLGRSWQCSTIQVDFNLPERFGMTYTGQDGAEHQPIMIHRALMGSLERFIGVLIEHYAGAFPLWMAPEQARILNITDSQAEYCSRIHGELRKAGVRVEQDLRNEKLNYKIREAQMMKTPYMLIIGDREMEEGTVTVRKRNGDNLPPMTSQEFADLVRKECEQGMA, from the coding sequence ATGACCGATATATCCATATCCATACCCGGAGAAGAAGCCAAAACGGTTGCCGCAGGCATCTCGGCACAGGAGGCGTTAAAAGAACTGCTCTCCAAAAAACAGCGAAAACAGGCGGTGGCCGTGCTCTGTAACGGAGAAGCGACAGATCTGTCCACGCCCTTATCGACTGATACCGTTATGGAGCCTATCCTGGCTTCCTCCGAGGAAGGAGCGCATATTCTTCGCCATTCCACAGCTCATATTATGGCCCAGGCCGTGAAAGAGCTCTTTGGTCAGGATGTAAAGGTGGCTATCGGGCCAGCTATCGAAGACGGCTATTATTACGATTTTGATCGTGCGACGGCCTTTACCCCGGATGATTTTGTTGCCATTGAGGAACGAATGGCCGAAATCGTTCAGGCACGTCTGCCCTTTGCTCGGCGCGAGCTGCCCCTGACAGAGGCGATAGTGTTTTTTGCTGAACAGGGAGAGGAGTACAAGGTCGAGCTGCTTAAGGATTTGGAAAAAGAGGGGGAGGAGAGGGTCTCTCTCTATCAGCAGGGGGATTTTATTGATCTCTGTCGGGGACCCCATATTCCGGATACCTCCTGGCTGAAGAGCTTTAAGCTGCTGCGGGTGGCTGGCTCCTATTGGCGCGGGGATGAACGTAATCCCATGCTGACCAGGATCTACGGCACCGCCTTTTTTGATAAAAAGGAGCTGAAGAAATATCTCAATCGTCTCGAAGAGGCAAAGAAACGCGATCATCGTAAGCTGGGGAAACAGCTCGGTCTGTTCACGATTCAGGATGAGGTCGGCCCAGGCCTGATTCTTTGGCAGCCTCGGGGCGCCCTGTTGCGCAAGCTCATTGAAGATTATTGGAAGGATGCCCATTACAAAAATGGGTATGAGCTGCTCTATACCCCGCATATTGCCCGTCAGGATCTCTGGAAGACCTCTGGTCATCTTGACTTCTACGGCGAGAATATGTACTCGGCTATGGAGATTGATGAGGTCGCCTATCAACTCAAGCCGATGAATTGCCCCTTTCATATTGGGGTCTATAACGCAACAAAGCATAGCTATCGGGAGTTTCCTGTCCGTTGGTGCGAACTGGGGACCGTCTATCGTTACGAACGTACCGGTGCCCTGCATGGCCTGATGCGGGTACGTGGCTTTACCCAGGACGATGCCCATATCTTTTGTCGACCTGATCAGCTTGAGGAAGAGATCTTTAATATTATTGATCTTAACCTCCAGGTGCTCAAGACCTTTGGTTTTGCCGATTATGATGTCTATCTGTCCACCAGGCCGGAGAAGTACGTTGGGAGCGACGAACACTGGGAACTCTCTACCAAGGCCCTGCAGTCTGCTATGGATAAAAAAGGCCTTGCCTATGCAATAGATCCGGGTGAAGGGGTTTTTTACGGGCCAAAGATTGATATCAAGATCAAGGACCAGCTGGGGCGCTCCTGGCAATGTTCCACCATTCAGGTTGATTTTAATCTGCCTGAGCGTTTTGGTATGACCTATACTGGTCAGGACGGGGCAGAGCATCAGCCGATCATGATCCATCGTGCTTTGATGGGATCCCTTGAGCGTTTTATCGGCGTCCTGATTGAACATTACGCTGGCGCTTTTCCGCTCTGGATGGCCCCGGAGCAGGCAAGAATTTTAAATATAACAGATAGCCAGGCTGAGTATTGCTCCCGGATTCATGGGGAGCTACGGAAAGCGGGCGTTCGGGTTGAGCAGGATCTGCGGAATGAGAAACTTAATTATAAGATCCGGGAAGCCCAGATGATGAAGACGCCGTATATGCTGATTATTGGTGATCGGGAAATGGAAGAAGGTACCGTAACAGTACGTAAGCGCAACGGAGATAACCTGCCTCCCATGACTTCGCAAGAGTTTGCGGACTTGGTGAGAAAGGAGTGCGAACAGGGGATGGCCTGA
- a CDS encoding CreA family protein produces the protein MMRKRGTTVGKRGVLLTALLMATAAQAETVGEVSTTFKLIGANDKIVIEAFDDPDISGATCYLSRAKTGGIKGTVGLAEDKSDASLACRQTGPITLPEDVRNGKDDGEQVFRKSTSILFKKMQVVRFYDPKRNTLIYLTYSDKLIDGSPKNSISTIVIRPWGQK, from the coding sequence ATGATGAGAAAAAGAGGAACTACCGTAGGAAAGAGAGGTGTTTTGCTGACTGCTTTACTCATGGCAACGGCAGCCCAGGCCGAGACCGTGGGTGAGGTCAGCACCACCTTTAAGCTCATCGGGGCTAATGATAAGATCGTGATTGAGGCCTTTGATGACCCGGATATCAGTGGGGCAACCTGCTACCTCAGTCGGGCCAAGACCGGTGGTATCAAGGGCACCGTGGGCCTGGCTGAAGACAAATCCGATGCCTCCCTTGCCTGTCGCCAGACCGGGCCCATCACCCTGCCTGAGGATGTGCGCAACGGCAAGGACGACGGGGAGCAGGTCTTTCGCAAATCCACCTCCATTCTCTTTAAGAAGATGCAGGTGGTACGCTTTTATGATCCCAAACGCAATACCCTTATCTATCTGACCTATTCGGATAAGCTTATTGATGGTTCACCCAAGAACTCGATTTCCACCATCGTGATCAGACCTTGGGGGCAGAAGTAG
- the rplT gene encoding 50S ribosomal protein L20 codes for MPRVTRGFKARRRRNKVLKLAKGYRGGRSRLYRTATEAVDRALCYAYRDRRTNKRNFRRLWIARINAAAQMNDTSYSKLIHALNQAGIELDRKVLSNLAIVDPNAFTEVVKAAGLEATA; via the coding sequence ATGCCACGCGTAACACGCGGGTTTAAGGCCCGCCGGAGAAGAAATAAAGTTTTAAAATTAGCCAAGGGGTATCGGGGGGGGCGGAGTCGTCTCTACCGCACAGCGACTGAAGCGGTTGATCGTGCGCTGTGTTACGCCTATCGGGACAGAAGAACCAATAAGCGTAATTTTCGTCGTCTCTGGATCGCTCGTATCAATGCAGCTGCACAGATGAACGACACCAGCTACAGCAAGTTGATTCACGCATTAAATCAGGCAGGAATTGAGCTTGACCGTAAGGTGCTGTCCAATCTTGCTATTGTTGACCCCAACGCCTTTACCGAGGTCGTCAAAGCCGCTGGTCTTGAGGCCACTGCCTGA
- the infC gene encoding translation initiation factor IF-3: MKVKVNEAIRYPEVRLIGAEGEQIGVVSTAKARQLAEDVGLDLVEVSDKAKPPVCRIMNFDKYRYELKKKQQEAKKKQTVIETKEIKFRPKTEEHDLNFKIKKIKKFLEKKNKVKVTMQFRGREIIYAQSVGLEAIRKIADTLREDCVILQEPKMEGRQLIMFVGPKT, encoded by the coding sequence ATTAAGGTTAAGGTCAATGAGGCAATTCGCTACCCGGAAGTCCGATTAATCGGGGCTGAAGGCGAACAGATTGGTGTTGTTTCCACAGCAAAGGCTCGCCAGCTTGCTGAGGACGTAGGACTTGATCTGGTTGAGGTCTCGGATAAGGCTAAGCCTCCGGTTTGTCGAATAATGAACTTTGACAAATATCGGTACGAGCTGAAGAAAAAGCAGCAGGAAGCAAAGAAAAAGCAGACGGTTATTGAAACAAAAGAGATTAAGTTTCGTCCCAAGACTGAAGAACATGACCTGAATTTTAAGATCAAGAAGATAAAGAAATTTCTTGAGAAGAAAAATAAGGTCAAAGTAACCATGCAGTTTCGCGGTCGGGAAATTATCTATGCTCAATCCGTCGGCCTTGAGGCAATTCGCAAGATTGCCGATACCTTGCGTGAAGATTGTGTTATTCTGCAGGAACCAAAAATGGAAGGACGGCAGCTTATTATGTTTGTCGGTCCGAAAACCTGA
- a CDS encoding integration host factor subunit alpha, giving the protein MKKETKKKTSSESNGTKGNVTRKELAVAINKELDMSQRNSAELVDTIFASMKETLVSGESLKLVQFGTLTVRDKSPRRGRNPRTGESMMITKRKMVSFRPSKRLRELLNQ; this is encoded by the coding sequence ATGAAAAAAGAAACAAAGAAAAAAACAAGTAGCGAATCCAATGGAACAAAGGGCAACGTCACCCGGAAAGAGCTGGCTGTTGCTATTAATAAAGAACTTGATATGTCTCAGCGTAATTCCGCAGAGCTTGTTGATACGATCTTTGCCTCGATGAAAGAGACCTTGGTCAGTGGCGAGTCGCTGAAGCTGGTGCAGTTCGGGACCCTGACCGTGCGTGATAAGTCACCTCGTCGTGGCCGCAATCCTCGCACTGGTGAGTCCATGATGATCACCAAGAGGAAGATGGTCTCCTTCCGACCCTCCAAACGCCTGCGTGAGCTGCTGAATCAGTAA
- a CDS encoding isoprenyl transferase, with product MDETRYPDSLPQHVAIIMDGNGRWAQQRHRPRLFGHKAGADSVREAVETAREVGIRHLTLYAFSTENWQRPGLEVKGLMGLLKNYLQSELDNMKNNGIRLACFGQKDRLPDEVRGMLDQVIAETKLCSKLRLNLCLSYGSRAEMIGAMQEISRKCVSGELNPEEIDDQLFSDHLYSTGQPDPDLLIRTSGEQRLSNFLLWQLSYAELYFTDVPWPDFRRDQFLAALEEYAGRQRRFGKTGAQAEAACVSS from the coding sequence ATGGATGAAACTCGTTACCCGGATTCGCTTCCTCAACATGTGGCCATTATTATGGACGGTAATGGCCGTTGGGCCCAACAACGCCATCGTCCCCGACTTTTTGGTCACAAGGCTGGAGCGGATTCTGTGCGTGAGGCAGTAGAGACCGCTCGTGAGGTCGGGATCAGGCATCTCACCCTGTATGCCTTTTCTACAGAGAACTGGCAGCGTCCCGGTCTGGAGGTCAAGGGGCTTATGGGCCTGCTGAAGAACTACCTCCAGTCTGAGCTGGACAATATGAAGAACAACGGGATTCGCTTGGCATGCTTTGGCCAGAAAGACCGCCTTCCTGATGAGGTGCGTGGGATGCTGGATCAGGTCATTGCCGAGACAAAGCTCTGCTCCAAACTGCGCCTGAATCTCTGTCTTAGCTACGGCTCCCGGGCAGAAATGATCGGGGCCATGCAGGAGATTAGCCGGAAATGCGTCTCTGGTGAGCTGAATCCTGAGGAGATTGATGACCAGCTCTTTAGTGATCATCTCTACTCCACAGGGCAACCAGATCCCGACTTGTTGATCAGGACCAGCGGTGAACAGCGGCTCTCTAATTTTCTCCTCTGGCAGTTGTCCTATGCGGAGTTATATTTTACCGATGTACCATGGCCTGATTTTCGCAGGGATCAGTTTCTCGCAGCTTTGGAGGAATACGCGGGGCGTCAGCGACGTTTTGGAAAGACCGGAGCACAGGCTGAAGCCGCCTGTGTTTCCTCGTGA
- the pheS gene encoding phenylalanine--tRNA ligase subunit alpha — MENRLQSLKAEAVEALSAITGQQSLEEFRVTFLGRKGLLSSVMKELSQAPKEDRPRLGQLANTVKKEVETLFLEKKEEIAAAEQAHATDAVDLSLPGRFLPAGKLHPVTQVMEDICSVFEGMGFAVAEGPDVETDYYNFEALNIPKHHPARDMHDTFYVSDSLLLRTHTSPMQARIMENQAPPLRYIAPGKVYRCDSDVTHTPMFMQVEGFMVDRQVSFADLKGVLTTSLHRIFNDDLPLRFRPSFFPFTEPSAEVDIACVICKGAGCRVCKRTGWIEILGAGLIDPEVMKMVGYDPDEFSGFAFGLGVERIAMLKYGIDDIRLYYENDLRFLHQF, encoded by the coding sequence ATGGAAAACAGACTGCAAAGCCTGAAAGCCGAAGCTGTCGAGGCCTTGTCTGCCATCACTGGCCAGCAGAGCTTAGAGGAGTTCCGGGTGACATTTCTTGGGCGGAAAGGCCTTCTTTCATCGGTGATGAAGGAGTTGAGCCAGGCCCCCAAGGAAGACCGACCCCGTCTAGGTCAGCTTGCCAATACGGTGAAGAAAGAGGTGGAAACACTCTTTCTGGAGAAAAAGGAAGAGATCGCAGCGGCAGAGCAGGCCCATGCGACTGACGCTGTTGATCTCAGCCTGCCTGGCCGCTTTCTTCCTGCGGGTAAGCTGCATCCTGTCACCCAGGTGATGGAGGATATCTGCTCTGTCTTTGAAGGAATGGGCTTTGCTGTTGCTGAAGGGCCAGATGTTGAAACCGATTATTACAACTTCGAGGCCCTGAATATCCCCAAGCATCATCCTGCCAGGGATATGCATGACACCTTTTATGTGTCTGACTCGCTGCTGCTCCGGACCCATACCTCGCCCATGCAGGCCAGGATTATGGAAAATCAGGCCCCACCTCTCCGTTATATTGCTCCGGGCAAGGTCTATCGCTGTGATTCCGATGTCACCCATACGCCTATGTTTATGCAGGTCGAAGGCTTTATGGTCGACCGCCAGGTCTCCTTTGCAGACCTTAAGGGCGTGCTCACCACCTCGCTGCATCGGATATTTAACGATGATCTCCCCCTTCGTTTTCGTCCCAGCTTTTTCCCGTTTACCGAGCCCAGTGCTGAGGTCGACATAGCCTGTGTGATATGTAAAGGGGCAGGCTGCAGGGTCTGTAAACGAACCGGCTGGATCGAAATTCTCGGGGCAGGCCTGATTGATCCTGAAGTTATGAAGATGGTTGGTTATGATCCCGACGAATTCTCTGGTTTTGCCTTTGGTCTCGGGGTAGAGCGTATAGCTATGCTGAAATACGGTATTGATGATATTCGCCTCTACTATGAAAACGATCTTCGCTTTCTCCATCAGTTTTAG
- the rpmI gene encoding 50S ribosomal protein L35 has translation MPKMKTNRGAAKRFKATGSGKIRRSKAFTSHILTSKSSKRKRNLRQSGLIDTADCKAVKRMLPYL, from the coding sequence ATGCCAAAGATGAAAACCAACCGGGGGGCGGCCAAACGTTTTAAGGCAACCGGTTCCGGTAAGATTCGGAGAAGTAAGGCCTTTACTTCACACATTCTGACAAGCAAATCCTCCAAGCGGAAACGTAATCTGCGCCAGAGCGGATTGATTGATACCGCCGACTGCAAGGCGGTCAAGCGTATGCTTCCCTACCTCTAG
- a CDS encoding phenylalanine--tRNA ligase subunit beta has protein sequence MERAVQLICELADAQVEGGVDHYPGKKELLQLDLRVERVNTLLGIDLTSQQVAEYLRGIDFSVADEDSAILAVTVPPFRVDIEREVDLVEELARLEGYNEIPTARPDIAMDYPQRDGMRRLRQETATVFTGSGFYEAINYSFVAEKHYDLLGLSDDDPRRRCVRLLNPLTEDQAVMRTMLLPGILENIRRNINFQQTDIRLFEIGKVFALLDPAQQPEERYQLCAVVSGARYPASSPLYFSEEQADIYDIKGAVQRLLQTLRLQGKSGDILFQAVEGAGDASGENYADAACSLRIMDGAEQLGLIAKLSKKAAQGFSIKQDVFFVELALDALLDLPRIEKAFNPLPRYPSVRRDIALLVPESAAAGDLLQEIRAHKKQHVVYADIFDVYSGQPIDEGMKSVALTVTYRSDERTLDDATVDGFHEKIVNALMTRFGGRYREGKE, from the coding sequence ATGGAGCGGGCTGTGCAGCTCATCTGTGAGCTGGCCGATGCCCAGGTAGAGGGGGGCGTAGACCACTATCCAGGGAAAAAAGAGCTGCTGCAACTTGATCTGCGGGTTGAGCGGGTCAACACCTTGCTTGGCATTGATCTGACCAGCCAGCAGGTTGCGGAATACCTGCGCGGTATTGATTTTAGCGTGGCCGATGAAGACAGCGCAATCTTAGCGGTGACTGTGCCACCTTTTCGGGTCGATATTGAGCGTGAGGTTGATCTGGTGGAAGAGCTGGCTCGCCTGGAGGGCTATAACGAGATTCCAACGGCGCGCCCGGATATTGCCATGGATTATCCCCAGCGGGATGGTATGCGTCGACTCAGACAAGAGACCGCAACTGTTTTTACGGGATCTGGTTTTTACGAGGCAATTAATTACTCCTTTGTTGCAGAAAAGCATTATGATCTGCTCGGGCTCAGTGACGACGATCCCCGAAGACGATGCGTGCGTCTGCTTAATCCGTTGACAGAGGATCAGGCCGTGATGCGGACCATGCTCCTGCCTGGCATCCTGGAGAATATTCGCCGCAATATCAACTTTCAACAAACTGATATTCGTCTTTTTGAGATAGGCAAGGTGTTTGCCCTGCTGGATCCGGCTCAGCAACCGGAAGAGCGCTATCAGCTTTGTGCCGTTGTTAGTGGGGCTCGTTATCCAGCCTCCTCGCCGCTCTATTTTTCCGAGGAGCAGGCTGATATCTATGACATCAAGGGGGCTGTTCAACGCCTTTTGCAGACCTTGCGGCTCCAGGGGAAATCAGGGGATATCCTATTTCAGGCTGTTGAAGGCGCAGGTGATGCGTCAGGGGAGAACTATGCAGATGCCGCTTGTTCCCTCCGCATCATGGATGGTGCGGAGCAACTGGGCCTGATCGCTAAGCTGAGCAAGAAGGCAGCCCAAGGGTTTTCCATCAAGCAGGATGTCTTTTTTGTTGAGCTGGCATTGGATGCCCTGTTGGATCTGCCAAGAATTGAGAAGGCTTTCAATCCCTTGCCTCGTTATCCCTCTGTCAGGCGTGATATTGCCTTGCTGGTGCCGGAAAGCGCGGCTGCCGGAGATCTCTTGCAGGAAATACGAGCACATAAGAAACAGCATGTTGTTTATGCGGATATATTTGATGTCTACAGCGGTCAGCCCATTGATGAGGGTATGAAAAGCGTCGCCTTGACTGTTACCTATCGATCCGATGAAAGGACCTTGGATGATGCAACAGTTGACGGCTTTCACGAAAAAATAGTAAATGCACTGATGACTCGCTTCGGCGGTCGCTATCGGGAAGGAAAAGAGTAA
- the frr gene encoding ribosome recycling factor, whose translation MANAVVDLARESMEERIEALKRELTRIRTGRASRTLLDGIKVNAYGSTLPVDQVGTITVPESRMIVIQPWDPQMLAVLEKAIMTSDIGLTPANDGKVIRLNIPQLTEERRKELVKQVKKISEEYKVGVRNDRRDANETFKTQKNDKEISEDEMFRYQEEVQKVTDEFITRIDEIAAGKEKEVMEV comes from the coding sequence ATGGCAAATGCGGTAGTAGACCTGGCAAGAGAGAGTATGGAGGAGAGGATTGAGGCCCTGAAACGAGAGTTGACCAGGATCCGAACCGGTCGTGCTTCCCGAACCCTGCTGGACGGCATTAAAGTGAATGCCTACGGTTCCACCCTGCCTGTTGATCAGGTCGGGACGATCACGGTTCCGGAAAGTCGGATGATTGTGATTCAGCCCTGGGACCCGCAGATGCTGGCTGTGCTGGAAAAGGCCATCATGACTTCAGATATCGGCCTGACCCCGGCCAATGACGGTAAGGTGATCCGCCTGAATATCCCTCAGCTCACTGAGGAGCGGCGCAAGGAATTGGTCAAGCAGGTAAAGAAAATATCCGAAGAGTACAAGGTCGGTGTGCGTAATGATCGGCGTGATGCCAATGAGACCTTCAAAACGCAGAAGAATGACAAGGAAATCTCTGAAGACGAGATGTTCCGTTATCAGGAAGAGGTGCAGAAGGTGACGGATGAGTTTATTACCCGGATTGACGAGATAGCTGCCGGTAAAGAAAAAGAGGTTATGGAGGTCTGA